Proteins encoded by one window of Anopheles maculipalpis chromosome 2RL, idAnoMacuDA_375_x, whole genome shotgun sequence:
- the LOC126568453 gene encoding enhancer of split mbeta protein-like, giving the protein MDYANMVSESAGLNGKLQSSLEPLSRTYQYRKVMKPMLERKRRARINRCLDELKELMVSALQSEGENVAKLEKADILELTVRHLHKLRRQQRLAANPVLDADRFRAGFTHAANEVSRCLASTPGVDIKLGTKLMTHLGHRLNDLDKVSPLSVHVESAGSNTAGSRSPSASPPISPFSAASSTSGDVPMYQMPLTPQSYRSEESGLLAPSTTPSPNPSECDDHHHTGGLLKIQQSAVESVWRPW; this is encoded by the coding sequence atGGATTACGCAAATATGGTGTCAGAGTCGGCAGGACTGAACGGTAAACTGCAGTCCTCGCTGGAACCGCTATCCCGCACCTACCAGTACCGGAAGGTGATGAAGCCAATGTTGGAGCGAAAGCGCCGTGCCCGCATCAACCGTTGTCTGGATGAGCTGAAGGAGCTGATGGTGTCCGCCCTACAGTCCGAGGGTGAAAATGTGGCCAAGCTGGAGAAGGCCGACATTCTGGAGCTGACCGTTCGTCACCTGCACAAACTGCGCCGTCAGCAGCGTCTTGCCGCGAATCCCGTCCTCGATGCGGACCGTTTCCGGGCCGGATTCACACACGCCGCCAACGAAGTGTCCCGCTGTCTCGCCTCGACGCCCGGCGTTGACATTAAGCTTGGCACTAAGCTGATGACACACCTCGGCCATCGGCTGAACGATCTCGACAAGGTGTCCCCACTATCCGTGCATGTGGAGTCGGCcggttccaacactgccggtTCCCGCAGTCCATCCGCCTCACCCCCGATCTCACCGTTCTCGGCCGCCTCCTCCACATCCGGTGATGTGCCCATGTACCAGATGCCGCTCACCCCACAGTCCTACCGCAGCGAAGAGTCCGGACTGCTTGCACCGTCCACCACACCGTCGCCGAACCCGAGCGAATGCGATGACCATCACCATACCGGTGGTCTGCTAAAGATCCAACAGTCGGCCGTTGAGTCCGTGTGGCGGCCGTGGTAA
- the LOC126568517 gene encoding enhancer of split malpha protein-like, with product MYSYAVNNNNAATANLAACSNNSINENRYNSEKLAKSSAVYRLKKILKPLVTLLKSKSHKTQSVKSSNSDYVDQRRSIISYIDDFDCDYDNSANERLEAELVAELEQCHATDAAILVLEDQQLRLQPVVPEELYVPVHFARTEAGTFFWTAMPAREVDEDLIQPAHCYSEEQQYAQQAYADRWAQA from the coding sequence ATGTATTCGTACGCcgtgaacaacaacaacgccgCCACCGCCAACCTGGCCGcctgcagcaacaacagcatcaacgaGAACCGCTACAACAGTGAGAAGTTGGCCAAATCTTCCGCCGTCTACCGGTTGAAGAAGATCCTGAAGCCACTGGTGACCCTGCTCAAGAGCAAAAGCCACAAGACCCAGTCAGTGAAGTCGAGCAACAGTGACTACGTCGATCAGCGCCGCTCCATCATCAGCTACATCGATGACTTCGACTGTGACTACGACAACTCAGCCAACGAGCGTCTGGAAGCGGAACTGGTTGCCGAACTCGAACAGTGCCACGCCACCGATGCAGCGATCCTTGTGCTGGAGGATCAGCAGCTCCGCCTGCAGCCAGTAGTCCCCGAGGAACTGTACGTTCCGGTACACTTTGCCCGCACCGAAGCCGGCACCTTCTTCTGGACGGCAATGCCGGCCCGCGAAGTTGACGAGGACCTGATTCAACCGGCACACTGCTACAGCGAGGAGCAGCAGTACGCCCAGCAAGCTTACGCCGACCGTTGGGCTCAGGCTTAA